In Bacteroidia bacterium, a single genomic region encodes these proteins:
- a CDS encoding DUF4956 domain-containing protein, whose protein sequence is MGPTDQFENVTNLSQASSMSEFLIRFLLNLFVIFVVVRLIYYNNHKNKDFLFTFFLFNIINFLICFLLSTAKLKMGFAFGLFAIFSILRYRTVTVPVREMGYFFISVTLGIINALASLDDFMIQLLIANAVILITTFILDGKLTLTHENYKEIIYERIDLIQPDKRQEMLDDLRNRTGLNIHRVEFFRIDFLKDVAKIHAFYYSDKNEAPLAGLNQGGDD, encoded by the coding sequence ATGGGACCAACAGATCAATTTGAAAATGTAACTAACCTTTCTCAGGCAAGCAGTATGAGCGAGTTTTTAATTCGTTTTTTGCTCAACTTATTCGTCATTTTTGTGGTTGTTCGGTTAATTTACTACAATAACCATAAGAACAAGGATTTTCTTTTTACCTTCTTCCTGTTCAACATTATTAATTTCCTAATTTGTTTTCTGCTTAGCACTGCCAAATTGAAAATGGGCTTTGCTTTTGGATTGTTTGCCATTTTTTCCATTTTACGTTACCGAACTGTTACGGTTCCTGTTCGTGAAATGGGTTACTTCTTTATTAGTGTAACCCTGGGAATTATCAATGCCCTGGCTTCTTTGGACGACTTTATGATTCAATTGCTGATTGCCAATGCGGTTATTTTGATAACAACCTTTATTTTGGACGGAAAACTGACCCTGACCCACGAAAATTACAAGGAGATTATTTATGAACGAATTGATCTCATTCAACCGGATAAACGTCAGGAAATGCTGGATGACTTGCGAAACCGAACCGGTTTGAATATTCACCGGGTCGAGTTCTTTCGAATTGACTTTTTGAAAGATGTGGCCAAAATTCACGCCTTTTACTATTCCGATAAAAACGAGGCTCCGCTTGCCGGCCTCAACCAGGGAGGAGATGATTAA
- a CDS encoding polyphosphate polymerase domain-containing protein, translating to MDDLPEMINLPLHAFSGISLGEMDQHKLMNRIDSKFVFHLNDLQEILTEVMEHYSVLEIEGKRKFQYESLYFDTAGYDLYKHHHNGKTNRIKVRFRRYLDTGAVYFELKKKSKGIRTDKYRIQQPEITTNLDLTQFNFLQSHNVLQPELGSKMLIYYDRITLVSKESMERVTLDMQMYFDNFTEKKEFPNLVIAEVKQDKFSRISPFVSALRERNIREFKISKYTLSIALMTEGVKKNSFKQKINRIHKINNN from the coding sequence AACCTACCGTTGCATGCCTTTTCAGGAATTAGCTTGGGGGAGATGGATCAACACAAACTGATGAACAGAATTGATTCCAAATTTGTTTTCCACCTAAATGATTTGCAAGAAATATTGACTGAGGTTATGGAACACTATTCGGTGCTGGAAATAGAGGGGAAAAGAAAATTTCAATACGAATCGCTTTATTTCGATACAGCCGGATACGATTTGTACAAACATCATCACAATGGCAAAACCAACCGGATTAAGGTGAGGTTTAGGCGATATCTTGATACCGGAGCTGTTTACTTTGAATTGAAGAAAAAATCTAAAGGAATCAGAACCGATAAATACCGAATTCAACAGCCCGAAATTACTACCAACCTGGACCTAACCCAGTTTAATTTCCTGCAAAGTCACAACGTTCTGCAACCCGAGCTTGGTAGCAAAATGCTGATTTATTACGATCGAATTACCCTGGTTTCAAAGGAAAGTATGGAAAGGGTAACCCTTGATATGCAAATGTATTTCGATAACTTCACCGAAAAGAAAGAATTTCCTAACCTGGTTATCGCCGAAGTAAAACAAGATAAATTCTCCAGAATCAGTCCGTTTGTATCGGCACTTCGCGAAAGAAATATCAGAGAATTTAAAATAAGTAAATACACTTTGTCTATAGCCTTAATGACCGAAGGTGTTAAGAAAAACAGCTTTAAGCAAAAAATTAACCGTATACATAAAATCAACAACAATTAA